The Fortiea contorta PCC 7126 genome has a segment encoding these proteins:
- a CDS encoding response regulator transcription factor → MTKSANAIKILLVEDDELFRLGLKVRLEQETGLEIVAEAEDGEQAVELAKRYPLNLVLLDIGLPGIGGIEACRQIKQQQPNLPILVLTSRTEKPLITKLISAGAQGYCLKGIPPESLILALRSVAAGASWWDQTATTEIRAALESNSTPAPLEKPTQTLENPLTKREQEILALVATGKSNQEIAEILYIVPGTVRVHIHAILQKLEVRDRTQAAVLAIQKGLVSPELLIK, encoded by the coding sequence ATGACAAAATCGGCTAATGCAATCAAAATCCTACTCGTGGAAGACGACGAACTGTTTCGCCTTGGTTTAAAGGTACGTCTAGAGCAGGAAACGGGTCTGGAAATTGTCGCAGAAGCAGAAGATGGGGAACAAGCTGTAGAATTGGCAAAACGCTATCCCCTGAATTTAGTCTTACTAGATATAGGTTTACCAGGAATTGGCGGGATTGAAGCATGTCGCCAGATTAAACAACAGCAACCCAACTTACCAATTCTGGTGTTAACGTCTCGTACAGAAAAACCCCTAATTACAAAGTTAATTTCCGCAGGAGCGCAAGGATACTGTCTCAAGGGTATTCCACCTGAATCTTTAATATTAGCGTTACGTTCAGTCGCTGCTGGTGCTTCCTGGTGGGATCAAACAGCGACAACAGAAATTAGAGCAGCGTTAGAAAGTAATTCCACACCCGCACCCTTAGAAAAACCAACCCAAACTCTCGAAAATCCTTTAACCAAGCGAGAGCAGGAAATCTTGGCGCTGGTAGCAACTGGTAAAAGCAATCAAGAAATTGCTGAAATTCTCTACATCGTACCCGGTACAGTACGGGTGCATATTCATGCCATTTTACAGAAATTAGAAGTGCGCGATCGCACTCAAGCTGCAGTTTTAGCTATTCAAAAAGGATTAGTATCACCAGAACTACTGATTAAATAG
- a CDS encoding sensor histidine kinase has product MLPRFLALKKSSFNFEEPWQIYWLIGIAFAVVIALEYLTPPRYVFGYLYTGTILLASSRLNRAAMFGVTLASVGLTLLNLLIPSLEKIDPSTIANRLIAVLALLVTGWLSQRNRHNEEAIADTKAKLRSQKQLARMREDFVSTLTHDLKTPLLGAMETLKYFQSGQFGEVTPTQDKVLQTMTRSHHRTLQLVQTLLDVYRNDAEGLKLNILPVNLEALAQEVIATLGELARTRQIYVTIHYGESDYRRFSWVNGDALQLGRVFSNLLINGINHTPRGSKVEVVLESDSENQVVKILDNGPGFTAEELPHLFERFYQGHSDRHVPGSGLGLYLTRQIIAAHKGTIWAENRSPRGALFGFRLPACLPPTNVDDEA; this is encoded by the coding sequence ATGTTACCTCGATTTTTAGCTCTAAAAAAGAGTAGTTTTAATTTTGAGGAACCTTGGCAGATATACTGGCTAATAGGAATTGCCTTTGCCGTAGTTATAGCCCTAGAATATTTGACACCACCTCGGTATGTATTTGGCTACCTGTATACAGGAACAATTTTGTTAGCCAGCTCACGATTAAATCGTGCAGCAATGTTTGGTGTTACCTTAGCATCAGTAGGATTAACACTACTCAACTTGTTGATCCCGTCCCTAGAAAAGATTGATCCCTCCACAATAGCAAATCGCTTGATTGCGGTATTAGCACTATTAGTAACAGGATGGTTGAGCCAACGTAACCGCCATAATGAAGAAGCGATCGCAGATACAAAAGCAAAATTACGCTCTCAAAAACAACTAGCTAGGATGCGTGAAGATTTTGTTTCTACTCTGACTCACGATTTGAAAACACCCCTGTTAGGAGCAATGGAAACGCTCAAATATTTTCAAAGTGGTCAATTTGGTGAAGTGACACCTACCCAAGACAAAGTTCTGCAAACAATGACTCGCAGTCATCATCGCACACTCCAATTAGTACAAACACTGTTGGATGTGTACCGAAATGATGCTGAGGGATTAAAACTGAATATACTACCCGTTAACTTAGAAGCTTTAGCACAAGAAGTCATTGCTACCTTGGGTGAATTAGCCAGAACGCGCCAAATATATGTAACGATCCATTATGGAGAATCAGATTACCGCCGTTTTTCCTGGGTAAATGGCGATGCTTTGCAACTAGGGCGTGTGTTTAGTAATCTTCTGATCAACGGCATTAACCACACCCCCCGTGGCAGTAAAGTAGAAGTAGTACTCGAAAGCGATTCGGAAAATCAGGTCGTAAAAATACTTGATAACGGCCCTGGCTTTACCGCAGAAGAGTTACCGCACTTATTTGAGCGGTTTTATCAAGGACATAGCGATCGCCACGTACCCGGATCTGGATTAGGGCTATACCTAACCAGGCAAATTATTGCCGCACATAAAGGTACAATTTGGGCAGAGAATCGCTCTCCACGAGGCGCCCTCTTCGGCTTCCGACTCCCCGCTTGTCTACCACCCACAAATGTAGACGACGAAGCATGA